In Planctomycetota bacterium, a single window of DNA contains:
- a CDS encoding sigma-54-dependent Fis family transcriptional regulator produces the protein MNPDVLSIEGRAAGRTRAPGKGRNNVWYIVYQSRVMQQVMDMADKVAQSDSPVMILGETGTGKELIARYIHLNSRRKRYEFLDVNCASISQSLLENELFGHEKGSFTGADEQRRGLFELAHRGTLFMDEIGEMSVTTQSNLLRVLETGAFRRIGGETTLKTDVRLITATNKDLESRIAEKTFRDDLYYRLNTIVITLPPLRKRKDDIWFLAEHFLSVSNKQQGLKKHFAPDVQPIFERYHWSGNVRELKNTVERMVLLSEEDEIKLSDMFPDKLFMQAKTGESSLLPLEEVEKRYVLKVLSYTRGNRREAAGLLKISEPTLYRKIKEYNIKTENEGKPR, from the coding sequence ATGAATCCGGACGTATTGTCGATTGAGGGCAGGGCGGCAGGCCGAACCCGGGCCCCCGGCAAGGGCAGGAATAACGTCTGGTATATCGTTTACCAGAGCCGGGTGATGCAGCAGGTGATGGACATGGCCGATAAGGTCGCCCAGTCCGACTCGCCGGTGATGATTCTGGGCGAGACCGGGACGGGCAAGGAGCTGATTGCCCGGTACATCCACCTGAACAGCCGGCGCAAGCGATATGAGTTCCTGGACGTTAATTGCGCCAGTATTTCGCAGTCGCTCCTGGAGAACGAGCTTTTCGGGCACGAGAAGGGCAGTTTCACCGGCGCCGATGAGCAGCGTCGGGGATTATTCGAACTGGCCCACCGGGGCACGCTGTTCATGGATGAAATCGGCGAGATGTCCGTGACCACGCAGTCCAACCTGCTCCGGGTCCTGGAGACCGGGGCCTTCCGCCGGATCGGCGGTGAAACCACGCTCAAGACGGACGTCCGGCTCATCACCGCCACCAATAAGGACCTGGAGAGCCGCATCGCGGAAAAGACGTTTCGGGACGATTTGTATTACCGCCTGAATACGATAGTTATTACCCTGCCGCCTTTGAGGAAGCGCAAGGATGATATCTGGTTCCTGGCCGAGCATTTCCTGTCGGTGAGCAACAAGCAGCAAGGGCTAAAGAAGCATTTTGCGCCCGACGTGCAGCCGATATTCGAAAGATACCACTGGTCCGGCAACGTGCGCGAGCTGAAAAACACCGTGGAGCGGATGGTCCTGTTGAGCGAAGAGGACGAGATCAAACTCTCCGATATGTTCCCGGACAAGCTTTTCATGCAGGCCAAAACGGGCGAGTCGTCCCTGCTTCCGCTGGAAGAGGTGGAAAAGCGGTATGTCCTCAAGGTCCTTTCGTATACCAGGGGCAACCGGCGGGAGGCGGCCGGACTCCTAAAAATAAGCGAGCCGACCCTCTACCGCAAAATTAAGGAGTATAATATTAAGACCGAGAACGAAGGTAAACCCCGGTAG